Proteins found in one Lycium ferocissimum isolate CSIRO_LF1 chromosome 6, AGI_CSIRO_Lferr_CH_V1, whole genome shotgun sequence genomic segment:
- the LOC132060318 gene encoding zinc finger AN1 and C2H2 domain-containing stress-associated protein 13-like: MGTPAFPNLGKHCSVEDCRQIDFLPFTCDCCHKVYCLDHRSYIRHQCPTANKNNVTVVICPLCAKGVRLDPNEDPNITWESHVNTECDPSNYEKATKKPKCPVPRCKELLTFSNTIKCRDCTVDHCLKHRFGPDHSCPGPKKPESAFQFMNFLNGSKDEPPNKTKNQSTSSSRWTTSLFKVVESVKEKFNSEFSQTPQTGPSHRANTSSQVEQCPQCHVRFSTVKALIDHVQKVHEKNGVMNLTVDVCPRCSKGFRDPVALVEHVEREHKGTSKA, from the exons ATGGGAACACCAGCATTCCCAAATCTTGGAAAACATTGTTCTGTTGAGGATTGCAGGCAGATTGATTTCTTGCCTTTTACCTGTGATTGTTGTCACAAG GTGTATTGTCTAGATCATCGGAGCTATATTAGACACCAGTGTCCAACAGCTAACAAGAATAACGTCACGGTGGTCATCTGCCCGCTCTGTGCGAAAGGCGTACGGCTTGACCCTAACGAAGACCCAAACATAACTTGGGAATCTCATGTGAACACCGAGTGTGATCCATCGAACTACGAAAAAGCTACGAAAAAACCAAAATGTCCTGTGCCTCGCTGCAAAGAGCTCTTGACTTTCTCCAACACGATCAAATGTCGGGATTGTACTGTCGATCACTGCTTGAAGCACCGGTTCGGACCCGATCACAGCTGTCCCGGACCTAAGAAACCGGAATCTGCTTTCCAGTTCATGAACTTTCTGAACGGAAGTAAAGACGAGCCTCCCAACAAAACGAAAAATCAGTCCACATCGTCCTCAAGATGGACCACGAGCTTATTCAAGGTAGTAGAATCCGTAAAGGAAAAGTTCAACAGTGAGTTTAGTCAAACACCTCAGACGGGGCCCAGCCATAGAGCGAACACGAGCAGTCAAGTAGAGCAATGTCCACAATGTCATGTAAGATTTTCTACTGTTAAAGCTCTCATCGATCATGTGCAGAAAGTACACGAGAAGAACGGTGTTATGAACTTGACAGTCGATGTTTGCCCGAGGTGTAGTAAAGGTTTTCGAGATCCTGTGGCTCTTGTGGAACATGTTGAAAGGGAACATAAAGGAACTTCTAAGGCTTAA
- the LOC132060319 gene encoding uncharacterized protein LOC132060319 isoform X1 — MQRRKMGFLMRNFLVLCCWMILAAKAEEHITYKDPNKPLGRRIKDLMGKMTLEEKIGQMIQIDRTVATSEVMKKYYIGSVLSGGGSVPKKEASPEDWIDMINGFQKGSLSTRLGIPMIYGIDAVHGNNNAYNATIFPHNVGLGVTRDPQLVKKIGSATALEARATGIPYVFAPCLAVCRDPRWGRCYESYSEDPKIVRAMSEMVPGLQGDVPSNGRLGVPFVADKQKVAACAKHYVGDGGTVKGINENNTIIDRHGLLSLHMAGYYNSIIKGVATVMVSYSSWNGVRMHGNKELVTGFLKGTLRFRGFVISDWAGIDKLTYPWHTNYTYSILQGVNAGIDMVMLPYNYTEFIDGLTYLVNNNYVQMGRIDDAVKRILRVKFQMGLFEEPLADYSLTKYLGSPEHRELAREAVRRSLVLLKNGANADEPVLPLPKKATSILVAGAHANNMGYQCGGWTITWQGLSGNTTIGTTILSAIENTVDPETKVVFKENPDAEFVKSNNFSYAIVVVGETPYAEGSGDSLNLTIPAPGPDTMTTVCASVKCVVVLVTGRPVVIQPYLAQVDALVAAWLPGTEGQGVADVLFGDYGFTGKLARTWFKTVDQLPMNVGDPHYDPLFPFGFGLTTEPAKAY; from the exons ATGCAGAGGAGAAAAATGGGATTCTTGATGAGAAATTTTCTAGTTTTATGTTGTTGGATGATTTTAGCTGCAAAAGCAGAAGAGCACATTACATACAAAGATCCAAACAAGCCCTTAGGCAGAAGAATCAAGGACTTAATGGGCAAAAtgactttggaagaaaaaattGGCCAAATGATACAAATTGATCGTACGGTTGCAACTTCAGAGGTCATGAAGAAATACTACATag GAAGTGTGTTGAGTGGTGGAGGAAGTGTGCCTAAGAAAGAAGCATCACCAGAAGATTGGATTGACATGATAAATGGTTTTCAGAAGGGTTCATTATCGACTCGTCTTGGGATACCTATGATTTATGGGATTGATGCTGTTCATGGCAACAACAATGCCTATAATGCTACAATTTTCCCTCATAATGTTGGTCTTGGAGTAACCAG gGATCCTCAACTGGTCAAGAAGATTGGATCTGCAACAGCACTTGAAGCTAGAGCAACTGGAATTCCATATGTTTTTGCACCTTGTCTTGCG GTTTGCAGAGATCCAAGATGGGGCAGATGTTATGAGAGTTATAGTGAAGATCCTAAAATTGTTAGGGCAATGAGTGAGATGGTTCCTGGATTACAGGGAGATGTTCCTTCTAATGGTAGATTAGGAGTCCCTTTTGTTGCTGACAA GCAAAAGGTGGCTGCTTGTGCTAAGCATTATGTGGGAGATGGTGGGACAGTGAAAGGCATCAATGAGAACAACACAATTATTGATAGACATGGTTTACTTAGTCTACATATGGCAGGTTACTATAATTCAATCATCAAAGGTGTTGCTACTGTTATGGTTTCCTATTCAAGTTGGAATGGTGTCAGAATGCATGGAAATAAAGAATTGGTCACTGGTTTTCTTAAAGGCACACTTAGATTCAGA GGGTTTGTTATTTCAGATTGGGCAGGAATTGACAAGCTTACTTATCCATGGCATACAAACTATACATATTCCATTCTTCAAGGTGTCAATGCTGGCATTGACATG GTTATGTTGCCTTACAACTATACAGAATTCATTGATGGTTTAACATATTTAGTGAACAACAACTATGTTCAAATGGGCCGCATCGACGATGCAGTCAAGAGGATTCTCAGGGTGAAGTTCCAAATGGGACTTTTTGAGGAGCCTCTTGCTGATTATAGTTTGACGAAATATCTCGGAAGCCCG GAGCATAGAGAATTGGCAAGAGAAGCAGTGAGAAGGTCACTTGTTTTGTTAAAGAATGGTGCAAATGCAGATGAACCAGTTTTGCCACTTCCAAAAAAGGCAACAAGTATATTAGTTGCAGGAGCCCATGCTAACAATATGGGCTACCAATGTGGTGGATGGACCATTACATGGCAAGGACTTAGTGGAAACACAACAATTG GTACGACAATTCTCTCAGCTATAGAGAACACAGTTGATCCAGAAACAAAGGTTGTGTTCAAGGAAAATCCGGATGCCGAATTCGTCAAGTCCAACAACTTCTCCTATGCCATCGTCGTGGTGGGAGAGACGCCGTACGCGGAAGGCTCTGGTGACAGCCTAAACTTAACAATCCCAGCGCCCGGCCCGGACACCATGACCACGGTCTGCGCCTCGGTGAAGTGCGTGGTCGTGCTCGTCACGGGCCGGCCGGTCGTGATCCAGCCGTATCTAGCTCAAGTGGATGCACTTGTAGCAGCATGGCTACCAGGCACAGAAGGACAAGGTGTTGCTGATGTCCTGTTTGGTGACTATGGTTTTACTGGAAAATTAGCAAGGACTTGGTTCAAGACTGTTGATCAACTCCCTATGAATGTTGGTGATCCACATTATGACCCTTTGTTTCCTTTTGGATTTGGACTTACCACAGAACCAGCCAAGGCCTACTAA
- the LOC132060319 gene encoding uncharacterized protein LOC132060319 isoform X2, with amino-acid sequence MGFLMRNFLVLCCWMILAAKAEEHITYKDPNKPLGRRIKDLMGKMTLEEKIGQMIQIDRTVATSEVMKKYYIGSVLSGGGSVPKKEASPEDWIDMINGFQKGSLSTRLGIPMIYGIDAVHGNNNAYNATIFPHNVGLGVTRDPQLVKKIGSATALEARATGIPYVFAPCLAVCRDPRWGRCYESYSEDPKIVRAMSEMVPGLQGDVPSNGRLGVPFVADKQKVAACAKHYVGDGGTVKGINENNTIIDRHGLLSLHMAGYYNSIIKGVATVMVSYSSWNGVRMHGNKELVTGFLKGTLRFRGFVISDWAGIDKLTYPWHTNYTYSILQGVNAGIDMVMLPYNYTEFIDGLTYLVNNNYVQMGRIDDAVKRILRVKFQMGLFEEPLADYSLTKYLGSPEHRELAREAVRRSLVLLKNGANADEPVLPLPKKATSILVAGAHANNMGYQCGGWTITWQGLSGNTTIGTTILSAIENTVDPETKVVFKENPDAEFVKSNNFSYAIVVVGETPYAEGSGDSLNLTIPAPGPDTMTTVCASVKCVVVLVTGRPVVIQPYLAQVDALVAAWLPGTEGQGVADVLFGDYGFTGKLARTWFKTVDQLPMNVGDPHYDPLFPFGFGLTTEPAKAY; translated from the exons ATGGGATTCTTGATGAGAAATTTTCTAGTTTTATGTTGTTGGATGATTTTAGCTGCAAAAGCAGAAGAGCACATTACATACAAAGATCCAAACAAGCCCTTAGGCAGAAGAATCAAGGACTTAATGGGCAAAAtgactttggaagaaaaaattGGCCAAATGATACAAATTGATCGTACGGTTGCAACTTCAGAGGTCATGAAGAAATACTACATag GAAGTGTGTTGAGTGGTGGAGGAAGTGTGCCTAAGAAAGAAGCATCACCAGAAGATTGGATTGACATGATAAATGGTTTTCAGAAGGGTTCATTATCGACTCGTCTTGGGATACCTATGATTTATGGGATTGATGCTGTTCATGGCAACAACAATGCCTATAATGCTACAATTTTCCCTCATAATGTTGGTCTTGGAGTAACCAG gGATCCTCAACTGGTCAAGAAGATTGGATCTGCAACAGCACTTGAAGCTAGAGCAACTGGAATTCCATATGTTTTTGCACCTTGTCTTGCG GTTTGCAGAGATCCAAGATGGGGCAGATGTTATGAGAGTTATAGTGAAGATCCTAAAATTGTTAGGGCAATGAGTGAGATGGTTCCTGGATTACAGGGAGATGTTCCTTCTAATGGTAGATTAGGAGTCCCTTTTGTTGCTGACAA GCAAAAGGTGGCTGCTTGTGCTAAGCATTATGTGGGAGATGGTGGGACAGTGAAAGGCATCAATGAGAACAACACAATTATTGATAGACATGGTTTACTTAGTCTACATATGGCAGGTTACTATAATTCAATCATCAAAGGTGTTGCTACTGTTATGGTTTCCTATTCAAGTTGGAATGGTGTCAGAATGCATGGAAATAAAGAATTGGTCACTGGTTTTCTTAAAGGCACACTTAGATTCAGA GGGTTTGTTATTTCAGATTGGGCAGGAATTGACAAGCTTACTTATCCATGGCATACAAACTATACATATTCCATTCTTCAAGGTGTCAATGCTGGCATTGACATG GTTATGTTGCCTTACAACTATACAGAATTCATTGATGGTTTAACATATTTAGTGAACAACAACTATGTTCAAATGGGCCGCATCGACGATGCAGTCAAGAGGATTCTCAGGGTGAAGTTCCAAATGGGACTTTTTGAGGAGCCTCTTGCTGATTATAGTTTGACGAAATATCTCGGAAGCCCG GAGCATAGAGAATTGGCAAGAGAAGCAGTGAGAAGGTCACTTGTTTTGTTAAAGAATGGTGCAAATGCAGATGAACCAGTTTTGCCACTTCCAAAAAAGGCAACAAGTATATTAGTTGCAGGAGCCCATGCTAACAATATGGGCTACCAATGTGGTGGATGGACCATTACATGGCAAGGACTTAGTGGAAACACAACAATTG GTACGACAATTCTCTCAGCTATAGAGAACACAGTTGATCCAGAAACAAAGGTTGTGTTCAAGGAAAATCCGGATGCCGAATTCGTCAAGTCCAACAACTTCTCCTATGCCATCGTCGTGGTGGGAGAGACGCCGTACGCGGAAGGCTCTGGTGACAGCCTAAACTTAACAATCCCAGCGCCCGGCCCGGACACCATGACCACGGTCTGCGCCTCGGTGAAGTGCGTGGTCGTGCTCGTCACGGGCCGGCCGGTCGTGATCCAGCCGTATCTAGCTCAAGTGGATGCACTTGTAGCAGCATGGCTACCAGGCACAGAAGGACAAGGTGTTGCTGATGTCCTGTTTGGTGACTATGGTTTTACTGGAAAATTAGCAAGGACTTGGTTCAAGACTGTTGATCAACTCCCTATGAATGTTGGTGATCCACATTATGACCCTTTGTTTCCTTTTGGATTTGGACTTACCACAGAACCAGCCAAGGCCTACTAA